The Bradyrhizobium sp. CCGB01 genome segment TTGCCGCCGCTCTGTCCATAGACGCTGTACAGGAAGGTGTTCACCATCACGTAGCTCCGCGTGATGCCGAGCTTTGCGAGAAAGCCCTGGGCCCGGCGGCCCGCGGTGCCGACCAGGATGCGGCGCACGATGGTCTCGTGCTGGGCGGGATCCTGACCGACGACGAGCACGCGCGCCGATCCGTCGAGCCGGCCACGGTGAAAGATCGGTCCCCATTCGATCCGAAAATCATCTGGATCGTACGCTTCAGCGCCCGGGTAGCCGGCGCACAAGTCGCGAAATGGTTGCTGGTCGTATCCGCTGTCGAATTCCACGAGCATCGCAAATGCTCCGATGTATCGGTGTCAAACTGGCTGCGTCAAAAAAGCCAGTCACCATGCCGCAATCTTGGCGGTCGTTTGTTGCGTCATTCAACCACTATGTGGGTCAAGGGAGGGGCCCCAAAGGTTCATGAGCTTCTCTTGATCCGCTTGGGGCTGTGACAGAGCGCCGCGACAATGCGCCATGCAGAAACGCGCCTGTACACGGTCCCGTGACCTCCATAACCTCCGCGGCGCAAATTCAGGAGATGCGGCGTGGCGAAGAAGACGGCGACCAAGAAGAAAACTGGTTCGAAGCAGGCAGCGAAGACCTCGAGCAAGACGAGCACCGCCCGCAAGGCGGCCGTCGCAAAGGCGGCCAGGAAGGCAGTCAGCAAGACAGCCAAAAAGACAGCCAACAAGGCAGTCAAGACGCCGGCACCGCGCAAGCCGGCCGCGGCCCGCCGGCCGAAGGGCCCGGCCTGGCAATGGTCGGCAGTCGAGACCGCCGCTGCGATCCGTTCCGGCGCAATCTCCGCCGTCGAGACCGTCGAAGTGCATCTCGAACGGATGCGCGCGGTCAATCCGAAGCTGAACGCGGTCGTCGTCGATCTCTCGGAAGAAGCGCTCGCTGCGGCGCATGCCGCCGACAAGCAGCGGTCCAGGGGCGGCGAGCTCGGCCTCCTGCACGGCGTGCCCATCACCATCAAGGAGAACGTCGATTACGAGGGCCGGCCAAATTTCAACGGCGTGCCCGCCAACAAGGACCTCGTCGCGCCGTCGGATTCGCCTGTTGTCCGCAACCTGAAGAAGGCCGGAGCGATCGTCATCGGTCTCACCAACACGCCCGAATTCTCGTTTCGCGGCTTCACCGACAATCCCCTGCACGGGCTGACGCTCAATCCCTGGGATCCCAACATCACCTGCGGCGGCTCCTCGGGCGGTGCGGGGTCGGCGGTCGCCGCCGGCATCGGCACCATCGCCCATGGCAACGATATCGGCGGCTCGCTGCGCTGGCCGGCGCATTGCAATGGCGTTGCCACGATCAAGCCGACGCAGGGCCGCATCCCGGCCTTCAACGGAAGCGCAACGGCCGAGCGGCCGATGCTGGCGCATCTGATGTCGGCGCAGGGCCCGCTCGCCCGCCATGTCGGCGACGTCCGCCTCGCGCTGGAAGTGATGAGCCAGCGCGATCCGCGCGATCCCTGGTGGGTGCCGGCGCCGCTGGCCGGGCCGAAGCCGAAAGGGCCGATCAAGGTCGCGCTGGCCAAGATCCCGGAGGACATGGACGTCGATCCGTCTGTGCACGCGGCACTGCGCCAGGCCGCCGATCATCTCGAACGCTCCGGCTATCGCGTGACCGAGGTCGATGTCCCCGACATCAACGGTGTCTGGCAGACCTGGTGCGACATCATCACCAACGAGACCGTGGTGATGCAGGAAGCCGGCATGCTGAAGGTGACTTCGGAAGACTTCCACAAGGCGTGGGGCGGCATGAAGGCCAAGGCCGGCGTGCTCGACCTGCCGGCCTGGATGCGCGCCACCGCCGCACGCAATGGCCATATCCGCGCCTGGCAATTGTTCTTCGAGGAATACCCGGTGGTGCTGGCGCCGACCACGGTGAAGCCGACGCCGGGGCCGCGCGACGACACCGTCAGCGCCGAGCGCGTGCAGGAAATCTTCTGGGGCGAGATCCGCTTCATCTCCGCCATCAACGTATTGGGCCTGCCCGGCGCGGTGGTGCCGGTGACCCTGCATGACGGCAAGCCGATCGGCGTGCAGCTCATCGCGGGACGCTATCGCGAGGACCTCGCGCTCGATGCGGCGGCCGCGATCGAGAAGCGTGCCGGTGTGCTCACCCATCGGCTCTGGGAGGCGATGGCCTGAACCCGCGGCCAAAGCGCTTGGCGTCAAGAAAACGCGCCGACAAATGAGGCTCCGTTCCGATTTCATCGGAACGGAGCTGATGGCTAGTTCGTCAGATGCGAGGCGGCGATCGCCTTCTGGAACAGCGCGTTCAGCGCGTCGCTGATGCTGGCATCGCTCGACACCTCGTAATAATAGCCCGACGTCGCGCAAGCCTGCATCTTGGTCCCGATCGAGCTGCGCCATGGCGCGATATAGGTGTTGTACCAGCTGTTGTTGGTGATCGCGAGATAGGTGGTGTAGAGCACCGCGATCTTGACGCCGCGCGCCTTGATGGTGTCGCAGATCGTGGTCGTGAGCGGCTCCTGGCACCGCCCTGACGAGCTGATAACCGTCTTGCTGCACGTCGAGGGATAATAGTAGTCGGCGACGCCATCCGAGACGAAGAACAGCCATTTCTGCGGCGACGA includes the following:
- a CDS encoding amidase family protein; amino-acid sequence: MAKKTATKKKTGSKQAAKTSSKTSTARKAAVAKAARKAVSKTAKKTANKAVKTPAPRKPAAARRPKGPAWQWSAVETAAAIRSGAISAVETVEVHLERMRAVNPKLNAVVVDLSEEALAAAHAADKQRSRGGELGLLHGVPITIKENVDYEGRPNFNGVPANKDLVAPSDSPVVRNLKKAGAIVIGLTNTPEFSFRGFTDNPLHGLTLNPWDPNITCGGSSGGAGSAVAAGIGTIAHGNDIGGSLRWPAHCNGVATIKPTQGRIPAFNGSATAERPMLAHLMSAQGPLARHVGDVRLALEVMSQRDPRDPWWVPAPLAGPKPKGPIKVALAKIPEDMDVDPSVHAALRQAADHLERSGYRVTEVDVPDINGVWQTWCDIITNETVVMQEAGMLKVTSEDFHKAWGGMKAKAGVLDLPAWMRATAARNGHIRAWQLFFEEYPVVLAPTTVKPTPGPRDDTVSAERVQEIFWGEIRFISAINVLGLPGAVVPVTLHDGKPIGVQLIAGRYREDLALDAAAAIEKRAGVLTHRLWEAMA